From a region of the Trichocoleus sp. genome:
- the smc gene encoding chromosome segregation protein SMC, which produces MYIKRIELSHFKSFGGTTAVPLLPGFTVISGPNGSGKSNILDALLFALGLSSSKGMRAERLPDLVNQNQTSRGRSMVEASVTVTFALDDADALNALDEDEPIASENDDGEDSNHQNGHAQTEKTQNGHADNGNLQTAVPSITEWNVTRKLRVTQQGTYTSSYAINGQTCTLTELHEQLHKFRIYPEGYNVVLQGDVTSIISMNARERREIIDELAGVAAFDRKINQAKEKLDAVKEREEKFRIVERELIAQRDRLSQDRLKAEKYQRLKADLQIKSQWEAVLVWQTQAKQAEQIEAQITASNQTQADLEAQLTTLAQEIQTATAELDRLNAHVKALGEDELLALQATLATREAELRQLQRQEQDLLAASRDMTSTLERIQRELQEQINHLEQATQEKANLETQSIAQLRAERDQAQQTLEASREAASSVASASDAWVQEQTALRREAEAILKKLEPQRTEQARLQERVNQLRQKIQEQTEALGSIAQEIADKQTERSAIEAQLNPARQQTESLQKSLAVAERELQTQQDTQLRLQKEQREKQRQLDKLETQAQIIRETQGTGITQILLDSGLTGICGLVAELGRVDPQYQLALEIAAGGRLAQLVVEDDGVAAAGIQLLKQKRAGRATFLPLNKIRAPQFTPISAWKRPDGFIDYAANLIDCDDRYRDVFAYVFGSTVVFVDLAQARRHMGQYRIVTLDGELLETSGAMTGGSVSGQRGSLHFGTVEPTESKEVLALRDRLQEIERILDRCQQAIDQANRTVRQQSQALVDAKQQHREIQLQADQLQHQLAHLVAQEGQLRTQISQNTQELTTAQERLQQLEADLPRQEAELQQKREVLAELEESQTHSEWQQIQATIRSQEAELTNRQLALQTAEQRVQDLEIQRQRVQEKINQLRQRLQECRAQQSGQLNQRSTLGTQQAELSQQIIATQTALATMEQTLSAEKQERDRAERQLREQQTQRQQVEWQQQKLIETQQTRRQELATLQEQLTAQRAELPDPLPEIPETVTDLAALQHELRSLQKRLQAMEPVNMLALEEYDRTQARLEELSQKLGTLDEERTELLLRIENFTTLRQHAFKEAFDVVNKNFQTIFAELSDGDGYLQLDDPHDPFGSGLNLVAHPKGKQVQRLASMSGGEKSLTALSFIFALQRYRPSPFYAFDEVDMFLDGANVERLARMIRHQAQQAQFIVVSLRRPMIEAADRTIGVTQARGAYTQVLGINLQPQSASM; this is translated from the coding sequence TACTGTTTGCGCTGGGTCTATCGAGTTCTAAAGGAATGCGAGCCGAACGACTGCCCGATCTGGTCAACCAGAACCAGACAAGCAGGGGGCGATCGATGGTCGAAGCCAGCGTTACTGTCACCTTTGCCCTGGACGATGCAGATGCACTGAATGCCCTGGACGAAGATGAGCCGATCGCTTCTGAGAACGATGATGGTGAAGACAGCAATCATCAGAACGGACATGCCCAAACCGAGAAAACCCAGAACGGACATGCCGACAATGGCAATCTCCAAACTGCCGTCCCCTCCATTACCGAGTGGAATGTCACCCGAAAACTCCGCGTCACTCAGCAGGGAACCTACACCTCCAGCTATGCCATCAACGGGCAAACCTGCACCCTGACCGAGTTGCATGAACAGCTTCATAAGTTCCGCATTTATCCCGAAGGCTACAATGTCGTGCTTCAGGGGGACGTCACCAGCATCATTTCAATGAATGCGCGAGAGCGACGCGAAATTATTGACGAACTTGCCGGAGTTGCCGCCTTCGATCGCAAAATCAATCAGGCAAAAGAAAAGCTGGATGCCGTCAAAGAACGAGAAGAGAAGTTCCGTATCGTTGAGCGAGAACTCATTGCCCAGCGCGATCGGCTCTCTCAAGATCGGCTTAAAGCCGAGAAATATCAGCGGCTCAAGGCAGATCTGCAAATTAAGTCCCAGTGGGAGGCAGTATTAGTTTGGCAGACCCAAGCCAAACAAGCTGAACAGATTGAGGCACAAATTACGGCAAGCAATCAAACGCAGGCAGACCTGGAAGCCCAGCTTACAACGTTGGCTCAAGAGATCCAAACCGCAACGGCTGAACTCGATCGCCTCAATGCCCATGTCAAAGCATTAGGGGAAGATGAACTGCTGGCACTGCAAGCTACGTTGGCGACCCGTGAGGCTGAACTGCGGCAACTGCAACGTCAGGAGCAAGATTTACTCGCCGCCAGTCGAGATATGACTTCAACGCTGGAGCGAATTCAGCGAGAACTCCAGGAACAGATCAACCACCTGGAGCAAGCCACCCAGGAAAAAGCCAACCTGGAAACCCAATCGATTGCCCAGCTCCGAGCCGAGCGTGATCAAGCCCAGCAAACGCTGGAAGCCAGCCGCGAAGCTGCCAGTTCTGTTGCTTCTGCCTCAGATGCCTGGGTGCAAGAGCAAACCGCCCTGCGTCGGGAAGCCGAAGCCATCCTCAAAAAGCTCGAACCTCAGCGCACCGAGCAAGCCCGCCTGCAAGAGCGAGTCAACCAACTCCGGCAAAAAATTCAGGAACAAACTGAGGCTCTCGGATCGATTGCTCAAGAAATTGCCGACAAACAAACCGAACGAAGTGCGATCGAAGCGCAGCTCAATCCTGCTCGTCAACAAACCGAGTCTCTGCAAAAATCGCTGGCTGTCGCCGAACGAGAACTGCAAACCCAGCAAGATACCCAACTCCGCCTCCAAAAAGAGCAGCGAGAAAAACAGCGGCAGCTTGACAAACTCGAAACGCAAGCACAGATCATCCGCGAAACGCAGGGAACCGGAATTACTCAAATCCTGCTCGATTCCGGGCTGACAGGCATCTGCGGGCTGGTCGCAGAACTCGGTCGCGTCGATCCGCAGTATCAACTGGCGTTAGAAATTGCCGCAGGCGGTCGCTTAGCTCAGTTAGTCGTGGAGGATGACGGGGTTGCCGCTGCCGGAATTCAGCTTTTGAAGCAAAAACGCGCCGGACGAGCAACTTTTCTGCCGCTCAACAAAATTAGAGCACCGCAGTTCACCCCAATTTCTGCCTGGAAACGACCCGATGGTTTCATTGACTATGCCGCAAACCTGATCGACTGTGACGATCGCTACCGAGATGTCTTTGCCTATGTGTTTGGCAGCACCGTCGTCTTTGTTGATCTGGCTCAAGCGCGTCGGCACATGGGACAGTACCGGATTGTGACGCTAGACGGCGAACTGTTAGAAACCAGTGGCGCAATGACCGGGGGCAGCGTTTCGGGTCAGCGTGGCTCGCTGCACTTTGGCACGGTTGAACCGACTGAATCAAAGGAAGTCCTGGCACTACGCGATCGGCTCCAGGAAATCGAGCGGATTCTCGATCGCTGTCAGCAGGCAATTGATCAGGCAAATCGCACTGTCCGGCAACAGTCGCAGGCGTTGGTTGATGCCAAACAGCAGCACCGCGAAATTCAGCTTCAGGCAGACCAGCTACAGCACCAACTGGCACATCTGGTGGCGCAAGAGGGGCAACTGCGAACCCAAATTTCCCAGAACACGCAGGAACTCACCACTGCCCAGGAACGACTGCAGCAGCTCGAAGCCGATTTGCCGCGTCAGGAAGCCGAGCTTCAGCAAAAACGAGAAGTCCTGGCAGAACTGGAAGAATCTCAGACGCACAGCGAATGGCAGCAAATCCAGGCAACGATTCGATCGCAAGAAGCCGAACTCACCAATCGCCAGCTTGCCCTTCAAACAGCGGAGCAGCGAGTTCAAGATTTAGAAATCCAGCGACAGCGGGTTCAGGAAAAAATTAATCAATTGCGGCAACGGCTACAGGAATGCCGGGCACAGCAGTCTGGTCAACTGAATCAGCGATCGACCCTAGGCACCCAACAGGCAGAACTGAGCCAGCAAATCATCGCCACCCAAACCGCGCTGGCAACCATGGAACAGACCCTCTCAGCCGAGAAACAGGAGCGCGATCGGGCAGAGCGGCAACTGCGAGAGCAGCAAACACAGCGACAGCAGGTGGAATGGCAGCAGCAAAAACTCATTGAAACGCAGCAAACCCGCCGCCAAGAACTCGCAACCCTGCAAGAGCAACTAACTGCACAGCGCGCCGAACTGCCTGACCCCCTGCCCGAAATCCCAGAAACCGTTACAGATCTGGCTGCCCTACAACATGAACTGCGATCGCTGCAAAAACGCCTTCAGGCGATGGAGCCAGTCAATATGCTAGCGCTAGAAGAGTACGATCGGACGCAGGCACGCCTGGAGGAACTGAGCCAAAAGCTGGGCACGCTGGACGAAGAGCGAACTGAACTCCTGCTGCGAATCGAGAACTTCACGACGCTGCGGCAGCACGCCTTTAAAGAAGCATTTGATGTCGTCAACAAAAACTTCCAGACGATTTTTGCCGAACTTTCAGATGGAGACGGCTATCTGCAACTTGACGATCCACATGACCCGTTTGGGAGTGGCTTGAATCTGGTGGCGCACCCTAAAGGCAAGCAGGTACAGCGGCTCGCTTCCATGTCAGGGGGCGAAAAATCTTTGACGGCTCTCAGTTTTATCTTTGCGCTGCAACGCTACCGTCCTTCGCCTTTCTATGCCTTTGACGAGGTAGATATGTTCCTGGATGGGGCAAACGTGGAACGATTAGCTAGAATGATTAGACACCAGGCTCAACAAGCCCAATTTATCGTCGTGAGTTTGAGACGACCGATGATCGAGGCGGCAGACCGAACCATTGGTGTCACACAAGCCCGAGGCGCATACACTCAAGTACTGGGCATCAACTTGCAGCCTCAAAGTGCCTCCATGTAA
- a CDS encoding PRC-barrel domain-containing protein: MNFEQQYCQRSDLIGTQVITRDTGKRLGVVSQLWVDVDRREVVALGIRESMLSGVLSNVQQTLLLANIRQIGDVILVEDDNAMEDDFNTEAYSKLITSEVITETGEMLGKVRGFKFDKRDGRVESIVIASFGLPQIPDQILSTYELSMDEVVSSGPDRLIVFEGAEEKLNKLTVGLLERIGIGKPAWERDEEAYPTPTSAANQLPSGVRVPVETPIQVRTPVAQETWDEDNWGEVQSRRQMREMRQPEPVYYEEEDNWGGNDREQYAEVEYQEVESRDNREEFRQVEYATPDEDTTKDVWADDENPKPYRAPQVNIPERKRVVEYEEETDY; encoded by the coding sequence ATGAATTTTGAACAACAGTATTGCCAACGCTCTGACCTGATTGGAACACAAGTGATTACCCGCGACACCGGAAAGCGGCTAGGGGTGGTTAGTCAACTTTGGGTAGATGTCGATCGGCGCGAGGTCGTTGCCCTTGGCATTCGAGAAAGTATGCTCTCTGGGGTGCTGTCGAATGTGCAGCAAACTCTTTTGCTAGCAAATATCCGCCAAATCGGAGACGTGATTCTGGTGGAAGATGACAACGCGATGGAAGACGACTTCAACACCGAAGCCTACAGCAAGCTCATCACCAGCGAAGTTATCACTGAAACGGGCGAAATGCTCGGTAAGGTTCGAGGCTTCAAGTTTGACAAGCGCGACGGCAGAGTTGAGTCGATCGTCATTGCTTCCTTTGGTCTACCCCAAATCCCTGATCAGATCCTCAGCACCTACGAACTCTCGATGGATGAGGTGGTCAGCAGTGGCCCCGATCGCCTGATCGTTTTTGAAGGGGCAGAAGAGAAGCTCAACAAACTCACCGTCGGTTTACTGGAGCGCATTGGCATTGGTAAACCTGCCTGGGAACGAGACGAAGAAGCTTATCCAACCCCCACTTCTGCGGCAAATCAGCTGCCTTCTGGGGTAAGGGTTCCAGTCGAAACACCGATCCAGGTTCGGACTCCTGTCGCGCAAGAAACCTGGGATGAAGATAACTGGGGCGAAGTGCAGTCCCGGCGACAAATGCGCGAAATGCGTCAGCCCGAACCCGTTTACTACGAGGAAGAAGACAATTGGGGCGGCAACGATCGAGAGCAGTACGCTGAGGTGGAGTATCAAGAAGTGGAATCCCGCGACAATCGGGAGGAATTCCGACAGGTCGAGTACGCTACCCCCGATGAAGATACAACGAAAGATGTTTGGGCAGATGACGAAAATCCCAAGCCCTATCGCGCGCCTCAGGTCAACATCCCAGAACGGAAGCGCGTCGTCGAGTACGAGGAAGAAACCGATTATTAA